Proteins from a genomic interval of Treponema brennaborense DSM 12168:
- the cmk gene encoding (d)CMP kinase: MNYAIPAGKKVRIAISGKSGCGNTTVCTLLSEKLGVPMINFTFRSLAAETGLSLAEIIERAKTDDGFDRAVDTRQIELAMRDSCVLGSRLAVWMLKAADLKVYLIADDEVRAARIFKREGGDIEQIKAFTRMRDGEDTGRYKRLYGIDNNDYGFCDMKIDTANHDPERIADLILTELCRRELIVPRG, from the coding sequence ATGAATTACGCGATTCCTGCCGGAAAAAAAGTCCGGATAGCCATCTCCGGTAAGAGCGGCTGCGGCAATACGACCGTCTGCACGCTGCTTTCCGAAAAACTCGGTGTGCCGATGATAAATTTTACGTTCCGTTCGCTCGCCGCCGAAACGGGGCTTTCGCTTGCGGAAATCATCGAGCGGGCCAAAACGGACGACGGCTTCGACCGCGCCGTCGACACGCGGCAGATTGAACTTGCAATGCGGGATTCCTGCGTTTTGGGTTCGCGTCTCGCCGTCTGGATGCTTAAAGCCGCCGATTTGAAAGTATATCTGATTGCGGACGACGAAGTGCGCGCGGCGCGTATTTTCAAGCGCGAGGGCGGCGATATCGAACAGATCAAGGCTTTTACGCGGATGCGTGACGGCGAAGATACCGGCCGGTATAAGCGTTTGTACGGTATCGATAACAACGATTACGGTTTCTGCGATATGAAAATCGATACGGCGAACCATGATCCCGAACGGATCGCCGATTTGATTTTAACCGAACTCTGTCGCAGGGAACTGATCGTGCCGCGCGGGTGA